The DNA segment GGAGCCGCCATGTCGCGCAGCTCCCTCCTGCTCGCAAACTACTCGCCCCCGAGCGCAGACTGCTCCATTTTCTCGCAGTTTCCTCGCTTAAAAACCCCGCGGCAGCCGCCGGCGACGGACCGGGATGGGAGGGACGGGGGGCGGTGCCCGGTCCGCCGGCGGCGGCTGCCGCGGGATCGACGGGAAAGCTGGGCGGTAccgtgaggaggaggaggaggtggcggCGGCAGGCGGGAAAATGGCGGCGGCCACAGCGGCTCCGGCGCAGCCTTGGAGTGCTGAGGAGCTAAGGAGTGAAGCGCTGCCCAAGAAGGATATCATCAAATTCCTTCAGGAGCATGCTGCCCAGGCGGTAAGGTCGGGAAAGGTGATTTCTGAGTAGAAAGGttttatttcctcctccttACGGGCTTGTCTTTGCAGTTTCTGGCCGAGCACAAGCTTCTGGGGCAGGTGAAGAATGTGGCTAAGACGGCGAATAAGGAGCAGCTGATCGCGGCCTACACGCAGCTCTTCCACACGCAGGtgaggggctgtggggctgggggctttGGGGGACAGGGGTGGTTGTTgatggctgcagctcctcttttttccctcagagATTCAAGGGCACAGATGgtgcagagaaggcagcagacaAGGCAAAGCCTGTGAAGGCAGAGGAGGCCAAGGGCAAAGCAGTAAAGTCTGAGGAGGCAGTGGATGAGGTTGGTGTTGTGGTGTTTGAGCCATTGTGTGGGCCATCCAAATTAAACTGGTTGCAAGAACCTGGTTAGGGCAATTAATCTGGTGTTTGCATCATGCCTTGCTATTGTACAGCTTCCATAACTTGAGTTAGTGGTGGGCATTTCTCCCAAAGCTGTGCTTTTGGCTGAAAACTGTGCCACATACTGTCCAAATGTTAGAGTCCTGCAGGGGcacatagactcatagaatcacaagaactgtttgagttggaagagacctctaagatcatcaagtccaaccattgcccCAACACATctatggtcattaaaccatgtcccaaagttccATGTCCATGTGTTtgtggaacacatccagggatggtgattccaccacctccctgggcagtctgtttcaaTGCATGACCACtattgcaggaaagaaactttctgaatatccaacccaaacctcccctggcataatttcaggccatttcctctcctttgatCACCTAACACTAGGGTGAAGAGACCACTGCCCACCTGGCTCAAACCTCCTTTTCAGGGAGTTACAGAGAACCAGAAtatcttccctcagcctccttttctccaggctgaacaatcccatttctgtcagctgctcctcaccaaaccagttctgcagacccttcaccagctttgttgctcgtTGTgaaccagctccagcccctcaatgtccttgatgtgaggggcccaaaaccatGCTGTTTATTAACTCTGAATGTGTTCATTCATTGCCTCAAACTAAGTGGTtgtttgatcttgaatgtcatTGGTGTGAGACTAGTTAATGCAGCAATCAtcactctctcttttttttcttcatgagcTCAGGGGCCACCAAAGTACACAAAATCCATTTTAAAGAAGGGTGATAAAACCAACTTCCCGAAGAAAGGAGACACTGTCCATTGCTGGTATACAGGAAAGCTACAGGATGGAACAGTCTTCGATACCAATGTTCAGACAAGTAAGATTCTACCTAATACTGCTTGGCTTTTGTTACAAGTGCATATAGAGGAAATTAACTGGACTCATTAAACTTTTGGGAGATGTGTGTGGCAGAAGTCCAGGCAAACTGCTTCTTGAGCTGACTTAGAGGTATCTCTGCAACCTGATTTTTCCATGAGAGAATGCACAGCAGTATTTTAGGACTGGCTGGTGTCAAGTGACAACTGCTGCGTCTTGCCAGACCTCAATGTTTGGCAttctccaggctggagagaaagTGGAATGCAGGGATTTCATCAGGGCTGAAACTGAAAATAGGAAAGATGATTCCTGCTCAGGGAGCTTCCCTTATCTCTAGAACTCAAGCAGCAACAGTTAGTTTCTCTAAAAAGACAAATTTTGGTGTACTTCTGTAATAAGGCCTTAAAGACAGAGACACTGGAATGAAAGTGATTGGAAGAAGCCTGGTGTAGTGTATCACCTGTGGAGATGAATATTTTTAGTGCACAGCACTAAGTTTTCCCCTAAAAAAATCTGACAGTGGGCTAAAAATAATATGCTAAGAACAGATACTTATGCAAGGCATGATCAGaatagcaactgcaggcagcagtgtggtGTGTACTGGTGGGATGTTAAAGCCAATGGACATAAAACTGTCTTTCAGGtgcaaagaagaagaaagcagccAAACCTTTAAGTTTCAAAGTTGGTGTAGGAAAAGTCATCAGAGGTGTAAGTAACTCATTAACAGCTCCCTCAGAATGCCCAAAGTTTCCATTCTTCAGGATTTCTGGCTGGGGGGCCGGGAGGGGCACAAATtttgagctgctgcttttgtgtcCAGCTCAAAAAAGGGGAGTTGGAAGCATTTGCATCCACGGGATGTATTTGTCCCTCAGAGATGCACTCATCCATCTGCAGTGGCATTCCTCTCCTGAAATAGTGGGTGAATAGGAGTGGAACAACATCGTGTTCCTCAGGAGAAACTCAGCCTCTTGTGCATGTCTGTCTAGTGCTTGGCACAACAGGAGGGTTATCAGGTTGCTTTAGTCTGTCAGAGGATTGGTTTCGTCTGTCAGAAGGGTTGTTTTCACTCAGCATCTTGCCATTTGCCTcctacatagaatcatataattgttttggttgaagagacctcccagatcattgagtccaactgacAGCCTAAGGCCActgtggccaccaaaccatagTTCAGTTCAACCATTAGCTCTGACCTGGATGCTGAAACTCCAACTTTTAGCTCCTCTGGTGCATTGAAATGAGTTGCAGTTGGATGCTCTAACACTGATATGCTGgatcatgtccagagaagggcaatgaagctggtgaagggtctggagaacaggtctggtcaAGAGCAGATGAGGGACCTggtatttagtctggagagtaggaggctgaggggagacctcattgctctctacaactccctgaaaggaggttggaggcatgtgggagttggtctctgctccccagtatcaagagatagaacaagaggaaatggcctgaaattgcaccagaggaggtttagggtagacatgaagaacaattccTTTCCtacaaaagtggtcaggcattggaacaggctgcccagggaggtggtagagtcagcatccctggaggtgttcaggaagtgtgtggacatagcactgtaggacatggtttaagggCCACAGCAATGTTGGCTTGAAGGTTGGTCTCGATGGGCTtttgcaacccaaacaattctgtgattcctctgctccctccagcaccaagtatttcagcagagctggtgagagCTGTGTGAGGGGAATGTCTGGCCAAAGTAAGGAAGAAACAAGTGTGCTTCACATCCTTCTGTTAGAGTGGAAATACAGACACTGGTGTGAACTTGGTATGTCTGGGAGATACCATCATAGGTGCACAGCAAGTGAGGTGCTGAACTTTTGTCTTGCTACTGCTGAGCCAGTGGTGAAGTTGGTGGCTGTGTGCATGAGGTAAGAGTg comes from the Indicator indicator isolate 239-I01 chromosome 4, UM_Iind_1.1, whole genome shotgun sequence genome and includes:
- the FKBP3 gene encoding peptidyl-prolyl cis-trans isomerase FKBP3 yields the protein MAAATAAPAQPWSAEELRSEALPKKDIIKFLQEHAAQAFLAEHKLLGQVKNVAKTANKEQLIAAYTQLFHTQRFKGTDGAEKAADKAKPVKAEEAKGKAVKSEEAVDEGPPKYTKSILKKGDKTNFPKKGDTVHCWYTGKLQDGTVFDTNVQTSAKKKKAAKPLSFKVGVGKVIRGWDEALLTMSKGEKAQLEIEPEWAYGKKGQPDAKIPPNAKLFFEVELVDIE